The Sphingobium sp. JS3065 genome includes a region encoding these proteins:
- the pepN gene encoding aminopeptidase N, protein MADHSSFPVAPHIVRREDYRPPDWLVPDIALDFDLDAAATRVRATLSVTRNGDHDRPLKLDGDGLSPLEIRVDGAPLTTGQWSLDGGMLVIPLPASAHQVETLVEIAPQGNSKLMGLYASGGLLCTQCEAEGFRRITFFPDRPDVLSRYSVRMAADKALYPVLLANGDPVEQGDLADGRHWARWNDPFPKPCYLFALVAGDLACNADRFVTVSGREVQLGIWVKEADLPRTAHAMQALKNSMAWDERVYGREYDLDVFNIVAVADFNFGAMENKGLNIFNSRYILADPETATDIDYDGVEGVVAHEYFHNWSGNRVTCRDWFQLSLKEGFTVFRDQNFSADMGSHAVKRIEDVRILRAAQFQEDSGPLAHPVRPESYMEISNFYTATIYNKGAELIRMMALMLGPERFRAGTDLYFDRHDGEAVTCEDFVRAMEEGGEIDLGQFRRWYEQAGTPHVRALLNHDPATGAVTLLLEQTVPPTPGQPEKQPMAIPLRTALFDPETGENRGDELLLLTQARQSFTFDGWTTAPILSINRGFSAPVIVETNRSQADLAFLSAHDDDPFARYEAMQQLIVNVLVGRIGGQVVDDDAVIAAIRHTATDPLLDPAFVAEAIRLPSEAYLGDQMAVVDPDAIHAARDALQRRIGTELEPLWRDIHGKTKANAFALSPAAKGARKLRNTALLYLAASGAGDGATVAFGQFSEADNMTERQAALATLANGASAEREAALDIFYNRYRDDALTLDKWFQTQAFAFHPDTVDLVEELGRHKDFTLANPNRVRSLYGAFAGNQWAFHHKSGKGYRLVADCIIALDKLNPQTAARLVPPLGRWKRFDEGRAALMRAELQRILAVPGLSKDVTEQVSKSLE, encoded by the coding sequence ATGGCAGATCATTCTTCATTCCCCGTCGCGCCCCATATTGTCCGTCGCGAAGATTATCGCCCACCCGATTGGCTTGTTCCCGATATCGCGCTGGATTTCGACCTGGATGCCGCCGCCACACGGGTGCGCGCGACATTATCGGTCACCCGCAACGGCGATCATGACCGGCCGTTGAAGCTGGACGGGGACGGGCTGTCGCCGCTGGAAATCAGGGTCGACGGCGCGCCGCTCACGACCGGGCAATGGTCGCTGGACGGCGGCATGTTGGTCATTCCGCTTCCCGCTTCCGCGCATCAGGTGGAAACGCTGGTGGAGATCGCGCCCCAGGGCAACAGCAAGCTGATGGGGCTTTATGCCAGCGGCGGCCTGCTCTGCACGCAGTGCGAGGCGGAGGGTTTTCGCCGCATCACCTTCTTCCCCGACCGGCCCGATGTGCTGTCGCGCTATTCGGTGCGGATGGCGGCGGACAAGGCGCTCTATCCCGTGCTGCTGGCCAATGGCGATCCGGTCGAGCAGGGCGATTTGGCCGATGGCCGCCATTGGGCGCGCTGGAATGATCCCTTCCCCAAACCCTGCTACCTCTTCGCCCTGGTCGCGGGCGACCTTGCCTGCAATGCCGACCGTTTCGTGACGGTCAGCGGGCGGGAAGTGCAACTGGGAATCTGGGTCAAGGAAGCGGACCTGCCGCGCACCGCCCATGCCATGCAGGCGCTCAAGAACAGCATGGCCTGGGATGAGCGGGTCTATGGCCGGGAATATGACCTGGACGTGTTCAACATCGTCGCCGTGGCGGATTTCAACTTCGGCGCGATGGAGAATAAGGGCCTCAACATCTTCAATTCGCGCTACATTTTGGCCGATCCTGAAACTGCGACCGACATCGATTATGACGGCGTCGAAGGCGTGGTGGCGCATGAATATTTCCACAATTGGTCAGGCAATCGCGTCACCTGTCGGGACTGGTTCCAACTGAGCCTGAAGGAAGGCTTCACCGTTTTCCGCGACCAGAATTTCTCGGCTGACATGGGGTCGCATGCGGTGAAGCGGATCGAGGATGTCCGCATCCTGCGCGCTGCCCAGTTCCAGGAGGATAGCGGCCCGCTCGCGCATCCGGTTAGACCGGAATCCTATATGGAAATCAGTAACTTCTACACCGCCACCATCTACAACAAGGGCGCGGAACTGATCCGCATGATGGCGCTGATGCTGGGTCCGGAACGCTTTCGCGCCGGGACCGACCTCTATTTCGACCGGCATGACGGGGAAGCGGTCACCTGCGAGGATTTCGTCCGCGCCATGGAAGAGGGCGGGGAGATCGACCTTGGCCAATTTCGCCGCTGGTATGAGCAGGCCGGCACGCCGCATGTCCGGGCGCTGCTGAATCACGATCCAGCCACTGGAGCCGTGACCCTGCTGCTGGAGCAGACCGTTCCGCCGACGCCTGGCCAGCCCGAAAAGCAGCCCATGGCGATCCCGTTGCGCACGGCCCTGTTCGACCCGGAAACCGGCGAAAATCGGGGCGACGAACTGCTCTTGCTGACGCAGGCCCGGCAGAGCTTCACCTTCGACGGCTGGACCACGGCCCCGATCCTGTCGATCAACCGGGGCTTTTCCGCGCCGGTCATTGTGGAAACCAATCGCAGTCAGGCCGATCTCGCCTTTCTGTCCGCCCATGACGACGACCCCTTCGCCCGCTATGAAGCGATGCAGCAGCTCATCGTCAATGTGCTGGTCGGCCGGATCGGCGGGCAGGTGGTGGATGACGATGCGGTGATCGCCGCGATCCGCCACACCGCCACCGATCCGCTGCTCGATCCGGCCTTTGTCGCCGAGGCGATCCGCCTGCCGAGCGAGGCCTATCTGGGCGACCAGATGGCGGTGGTCGATCCCGACGCGATCCATGCCGCCCGCGACGCGCTGCAACGGCGGATCGGCACCGAACTGGAGCCGTTGTGGCGCGACATTCACGGCAAGACGAAGGCCAATGCCTTCGCCCTGTCGCCCGCCGCCAAGGGAGCGCGAAAGCTGCGCAACACCGCCTTGCTCTATCTCGCCGCGTCAGGCGCGGGGGATGGCGCGACCGTCGCCTTCGGACAGTTCAGCGAGGCCGACAATATGACGGAGCGTCAGGCGGCGCTCGCGACCCTGGCGAACGGCGCCAGCGCGGAGCGGGAAGCGGCGCTGGACATCTTCTACAACCGCTATCGGGACGATGCGCTGACGCTGGACAAATGGTTCCAGACCCAGGCCTTCGCCTTCCATCCCGACACGGTCGACCTGGTCGAGGAATTGGGCCGGCACAAGGATTTCACCCTGGCCAATCCCAATCGCGTGCGGTCGCTCTATGGGGCCTTCGCGGGCAATCAATGGGCGTTTCACCACAAGTCGGGCAAGGGCTATCGGCTGGTGGCCGACTGCATCATCGCCCTCGACAAGCTCAATCCGCAGACCGCCGCCCGGCTGGTCCCGCCGCTAGGGCGCTGGAAGCGGTTCGATGAGGGGCGCGCGGCGCTGATGCGGGCGGAGTTGCAGCGCATCCTGGCGGTGCCGGGGCTGTCGAAGGACGTCACCGAGCAGGTAAGCAAGAGTCTGGAGTGA
- a CDS encoding ABC-type transport auxiliary lipoprotein family protein: MMMFHRKLGLMPVALGTLMLAGCVSFGGKPPERLLSLNATQKVAPGTLRSASSGAAITVADPEAPKMLDTVRVPVITSPTSVAYVTKVQWADTPRHLFQKLLAETIAATSNRIVLDPGQYSADAGQRLMGELVDFGLDEASNSAVVTYDALLAGPGGTAIAKQRFTASVPVGGKIAADSVGAPLNAAANKVAADVAAWVAASGR; this comes from the coding sequence ATGATGATGTTTCACAGGAAACTGGGCCTGATGCCGGTGGCCCTCGGCACGCTGATGCTGGCCGGTTGCGTGTCCTTCGGGGGCAAGCCACCCGAGCGGCTGCTGTCGCTGAACGCCACGCAGAAGGTCGCGCCGGGCACGCTGCGCAGCGCTTCCTCCGGCGCGGCCATCACGGTGGCCGATCCCGAAGCGCCCAAGATGCTCGACACGGTGCGGGTGCCGGTGATCACCTCCCCCACTTCGGTCGCCTATGTGACCAAGGTGCAATGGGCCGACACGCCGCGTCACCTGTTCCAGAAGCTGCTGGCCGAAACCATCGCCGCCACCAGCAACCGCATCGTGCTCGATCCCGGCCAATATTCGGCCGATGCAGGACAGCGGCTGATGGGCGAACTGGTCGATTTCGGCCTGGATGAGGCGAGCAACAGCGCCGTCGTGACCTATGACGCGCTGCTGGCCGGGCCGGGCGGCACGGCGATCGCCAAGCAGCGTTTCACCGCCAGCGTGCCGGTCGGCGGCAAGATCGCGGCGGACAGCGTGGGCGCGCCACTCAATGCGGCGGCGAACAAGGTGGCGGCGGATGTCGCGGCATGGGTGGCGGCCAGCGGGCGGTAG